GGGTCGAGCCGGACGGACAATTGAACTGCGAGAAACTTGAAGCCGTGCAGCTATAAAAAATCCGAAAAACGAAACTTGAAATTCGAAAAACGGATACCAAACACGATTTTCGCTTTTCGATTTTCGAACTCGCTGCCGATGACCGAAAGGAAACATCCGCTCTTTACAATCCAGCCGCCTCAGTGGGATACTTTGGCCGATGGGTACATCGGCGCGTCGAAAGCGAAACGCCCCGACCCCAGCCCTCCTCGCTGCCCTGCTCCTCCTGACATCGCTCGTGGTGTCGGCTGACGAATTGCGGCTAAAGGACGGTAGCCTGATTCGCGGTACGTTGGTGGGTCTGGAAAACGGTCAATTCAAAGTCCTCACAAGCTGGGGCACAGCCTTTGTGCGGAAAGAGGCGGTGGCCGCCATCGCCGTCGGCGAAGATGCGGCGACCAAACCGATGCCATCGCCAGAACCTTCCCGGTCAGCGATCCTGCCGGCTATCACCCTGCCGGCCGTCAAACCCGAGCCTCCCAAACGGCCACCCTTGGCTCCGCTCACCTCGGCCAAGCTGATTGCGCCCGCAAAACCGCGGGTGGATTTGCCCGCGCTGCCCAGCCCGCGGGCGCTTCCGGCGAGAGCATTGCCGGTCGCCGACCCCACGGCCGATTCGCTACCCGCGCCACAGATCATCGAGCGCGTAGAGGGAACAACCTACAAGAACGAAACGTTCCAATTTGAGCTCTACAAACCGCCAAGCTGGCGAGTGTTGGAAGGTGCGCCGCGTGTTTGGCCGGCGGCCATCGCTGCCCTGGGCAAGAGCGACGAATCCGCTTTGCTGGTGATTGCTCGCACTTCCCTGCACGGCAGCGTTGCCTCGGAGGCAGCGGCCGCCGAAAAAAGCTTGCTGGACACCTACGCGAACTATCTCAAGCTCCAGGAGACGGCTACCGCGCTGGCAGGCGCCAAGGGAATCCTCCGGCGCTTTCAAGGCAACGTGGATGATGCTCTTTGGAAGGGCGAGGCGGTTTACCTGGCCCGGGATGGCATCCTCTATACGATCATGGGAGTCTCGCGCAGCCTTGATCCGAACGAATTCGACCAGGCCATCGTGACGAGAGTGATCCGCTCGTTTCGATTTCTGCCTTGAGCGCAAAAGTCCCTGGCGCGCCGTCGCTCGTTCTCAGCAAAGGAGTCTCGGCCTCTGCGCCCGCGTTCGCGCTCAAGGTGCGTCGCTCCATGACGGAATCAAACGCAGGAGGCCGTAGGCTGGAAGCTAGAGACTTTGCATCTTCCGCTTCTAGCCTCTGGCTTCCAGCCTCTAAAACTTCGTGACTTCAGTGAAGTGGAAGTTGCGGACCTTCATGGCCGGCACAACCATGTCGAACGCTTCTTCGCCTGAAGCGCGCACCGCCGGGCCAACCATTTCTGCGTTGGCCAGCATCTTCAGCACGCTTTGATTGAAGCGCAAGTTGCGGATGCCTCCGACCATCTTTCCATTCTCGACCAGGAACGTTCCATCGCGGGTCATGCCGGTCAGGACTTTTTCATAGGGATCGACTTCGCGGATGTACCACAGGCGGGTGACCAGGATGCCGCGATCGGTGGAAAGGATCATCTGCTCGAGTGCGTGGGAGCCGCCCTCGAAAACAAGGTTGAGCGGTGCTTCGCCCCATTCACTAGGCAACGGCAGGCCATGGCCGGTGGGGCGGGCGTTGCATTTCCTGGCCGTCTGGCGCGCATAGACCAAATTCTTGGGCGTGCCGCGGTCAACCAGCAAGACGCGTTCGCGCGGCAAGCCCTCGCCGTCAAAGGGCGCGCCCGTCTGCAAGGGATGATAGACATCATCCCAGAGCGTGATGCAATCGGCAAAAAGCTTCTTGCCCAGCCGTTCCAAAAAACAGCTTCGCTTGTCCTGAAGGGCGGTGGCGGAAAAGTCGTAGAAGAGAAAGCCCACCAGGTCGAGTACGGCAGCCGGTTCCAGGATCACGGTATATTCGCCCGGCTGAATTTCGCGCGGCGTGGCCGAGCGCAGGGCTTTTTCCGAAGCACCTTCGGCCAGCGCGCGAACGTCAATCCGATCTGCCGCCGGCGAGCTTGCCTTGGCCCAACCAGTGCTCGTCTGGTCCAGCATCGTTATGGAAAATTCGGCATGCGTCTGACAATGATAGGCAAAGAGGCCGCGGGAGTTCACCAGGGCCTGAAAGACGGAAGAATTCGAGAAGATGCCGGCCGCGGTCTGTTTGTGTTGCTCGGCTGTTCGGATCGCGTTTCCCGCCGCGCGAGCGCGATCCTCCGGCGTCAGGAGAGCGGTGGCCGGATCGTAGCGTTCCACGCCGGTGTGGCTTTCTGGTCCGACCATAGGCAGCAGTTCCGGATTCGGGGGCTGCTGGCGAGCCATCTGAAGCGCTTGTTCGGCAGCACGCCGCAAGGAATCATCATCCGTCTTGTTGGTCGATGCCCGCGCCATGCGGCCATCCACAACGCATCGGACGGAAATGGTCAAGCCCTCCTCCGCCGCGTTCTGGTGGATGGTGTTGTTGGCAAAGCGAGTCAACGCCGACCGGCCGCCCTCGATCAGCACCTCGGTCTCATCGGCAGCGCTGAACCGCCGCACTTTCTCGAAAAGCTCCTGGCACTGCTCCTTATTTAACATTGGCTACGCCGACCTGAATGTCGCGGAAGCGGGCAGGAGCCGCGCCGTGTCCGGTCCCGATGGTTTGCATCGGCTGGCCTTTACCGCAATTCGGAGTGGACCAAAGGACCCACTCTTCCGGCCCGGAAATCGCATCGCAAGCATTCCAAAATTCGGTGGTGATTCCGCTGTAGGAGGGATTCTTGATCATCCGGCCGCGCTTGCCATTCTTGATCTCCCAACCTATTTCCGTCCCGAATTGAAAGTGATAACGGCGGTCATCAATGGACCAGCTCCGGTTGGTCTCCATGTAGATGCCGTCTCGAGTGTCAGCCATCAAATCATCGAGCCGGCCTTGCCCCGGCAGCAGGCTGATGTTCGTCATGCGGATGAGGGGGATGCGATTCCAGCTTTCGGCGCGCATCGTTCCGTTGGAATAGTTCTGACCAAGCGCCGGCGCCGTCTCGCGCGACGTGATGTACCCGACGAAGAGACCATTCTTGATGATGTCGGTGCGCTGCGCGGCTACGCCCTCGTCGTCATAGGCGAACGTGCCGAGCGCCGGGCCATGTTCCAGACGGGCATCCGCCACCACGTTCACGATCGGGGAGCCGTAGGCAAGCTGGTCGAGCTTATCGAGCGTCAGGAAGCTGGTGCCCGCAAAGTTGGCTTCCATGCCGAGCACGCGGTCGAGTTCGATCGGGTGGCCGATGGATTCGTGGATCTGGAGAGCAAGCTGCGAACTGTCAAGGATAATGTCGCGCTTCCCTTCCGGGCAGCGGATCGCCTTGTGAAGCGCCACTGCTTCCTCGCCCACCCGCCGGGCGTGGGCCAGCACATTTGCTTTTTCGACCAGCTCATAGCCGCCCAGCGCCCATGCGCCACCGAGCGAGTTCGGGTAGGACCGTCTCTGAAGCTCATGCGCGTCAAAAGAGTTCGCCACGATGCCGACGCCCGACGCGGTCTTGACCTGCCGAATCCGCGAGCCGATGGTGGAGGCAAAGAGCTGATCCATCCGCCGAAAGCTCATCAATGTTTCCGCAAGCGTGACGCCGGGCACCCTGCGCATTTCCTCGTCGGCCTGGAGCAGGAGGTTCAGTTGCGCATCAATCGAGATGGCGAAAGGGTCCGACTGGCAAGGGGAATGCCACTCTGCCTCGACCTTCTCAACCGGCGCTAGCACCAGATCGTGTTTTTTTAGCGTAGCGCTCGCGCGTGCGATGGCCACGGCCGTCGCGGCGGTGGCCTCAATGGATTCGCGAGCCAGCCGGTCGGTGGCAGCAAAGCCCCAGGCGCCGTTGGCAATCACCCGGATGCCCAGACCCATGGACTCCGACGCGTGGAGTGTGCCGACCGCCCCGCCTTTGGTTGTCAGGTCTCGACTGTGGACGTCCACCACCCGCACGTCCGCGTAGGACGCGCCTCGGGCTAGAGCGGTATCGAGTGCGGAGTTGGCCCAGTCGTGCATCATGAGAAAAGACGAAATTCGAAACTGGAAAAGCGAAATACGAGACCCGAGTTTCGTGTTTCGAATTTCGAATTTCGGTTAGGTACCCTCGGACCAGGAGGCAAGGTACTCTTCCTGGTCGGGCGTGAGTTTGTCGATGAACACTCCCACGGAATCGAGCTTGAGCCGGGCAATCGTCCGGTCAATCTCCTCGGGGACGCGATAGACCTTCTTTTCCAGCTTGCCTGCGTTCTTCACCAGAAACTCGGCGGAGAGCGCCTGGTTGGCAAAGCTCATGTCCATGACGGAAGCCGGGTGGCCTTCGGCGCTCACCAGGTTGATGAGCCGGCCTTCCCCCAGCAAATAGATCTTGCGGCCATCTTTTAGCAGGTACTCATCCACGTAATCCCGAGCCAGCCGCTTGGTCCCGGCCAGTCTTTCGAGCGCCGGAATATCAATCTCCACATTAAAGTGCCCGGAGTTGCACAGCACCGCGCCGTCCTTCATCTGCTGAAAATGCTCTCCGGCGATGACGGTCTTGTTACCGGTGACGGTGATGAAGATGTCGCCGACCTTCGCTGCCTCGGCCATCGGCATCACCCGGTAGCCTTCCATGACTGCCTCGAGAGCGCGCAAGGGATCGACCTCCGCGACGATCACGTTCGCGCCCAGGCCGCGCGCTCGCATGGCGACGCCCTTGCCGCACCAACCGTAGCCGGCGACCACCACATTCAAACCGGAAATCAGAAGATTGGTAGCGCGGATGATGCCATCGAGGGTGGATTGGCCGGTGCCAAAACGATTATCAAAAAGGTGCTTGGTTTGGGCGTCGTTGACGGCGATCACCGGGAAGCGCAGCAGCCTGTCTTTTTCCATGGCGCGGAGTCGAATCACGCCGGTCGTTGTCTCCTCGGTGCTGCCCAGAATCTCTTGAGCAAGCTCGCTTCGCTTCGTCAGCGCGGTGGTGACCAGGTCGGCTCCGTCGTCCATCGTAATATGAGGCTTGTGGTCGAGGGCAGCGTTGAGGTGAGCGTAGTAGGTGGCGTTGTCTTCGCCCTTGATGGCATAGACGGGGATGCCAAAATCACGGACCAGCGACGCCGCCACGTCATCCTGGGTGCTCAAGGGATTCGAGGCGCAGAGGACCAACTCCGCGCCGCCGTCGCGCAAGGTGACGGCCAGATTCGCTGTCTCCGAAGTAACGTGGAGACAGGCGGCAATGCGCACGTTGCGGAGCGGAGCTTCCTTGATAAATCTCTTCCGGATAAGTTGGAGCACCCGCATTTGCTGGTTTGCCCACTCCATGCGCCGTTTCCCTCGATCGGCCAGTTGCGGGTCTTTGATATCACACGGAACCCTTGGAGAAGTGCTCATAAATAATCCTCTGATGGAGCGCAAGCGATAAAGGTCGGTTCTCAGGAGCGTTTGGCGGCAACCAGTTGGCCGAGGCCGGCTTCGCGACGAAGCGTTTCTGCTTTGTCTTCTCGCTCCCACGTAAATGCTGGCTCGGTGCGGCCAAAGTGGCCGTACACAGCCGTCTGGCGGTAGATGGGCCGGCGCAAATCCAGGGCCTCGATGATTCCCTTGGGCTTCAAAGGAAAATGCGTCCGAACCAGCTCGGTGAGTTGCGCCTCGGGAATTTCACCGGTGCCATACGTCTCCACCATCACCGAAACGGGATCAGCCACGCCGATGGCATAGGCAAGCTGGAGTTCGGCACGCCTTGCCAACCCGGCAGCGACAATGTTCTTGGCAATATGCCGCGCCATATAGCTCGCCGACCGGTCCACCTTGGTCGGATCTTTGCCCGAGAAGCAGCCGCCGCCATGATGGCCCGCGCCGCCATAAGTGTCCAGGATGACCTTGCGGCCAGTCAGGCCGGCGTCGCCTTGCGGCCCGCCTACCACAAAGCGCCCCGTGGGATTGATATGAAACGTGGTCTTCGAGTCCATCATGCGGGCCGGTATGACCGCCCGAATCACTTCCGCCATGATTCCGTCCCGCAAGACACCGTTGCCGACATCGGGACTGTGCTGCGCCGCGACCACCACCGTATCCACCCGCGCCGGTTTGCCATTGCGGTACTCGACCGTAACCTGGGATTTGCCATCGGGGCGAAGGAATTCGAGGATTCTTGCTTTGCGAGCCTCGGCCAGGCGGCGGGTGAGCTTATGAGCCAGCATGATCGCCATCGGCATCAGCTCCTCCGTTTCGTCGCAAGCAAAGCCAAACATCAATCCCTGATCACCGGCGCCGCCTGGGTCCACGCCTCTCTTGATGTCAAGGGATTGCTCTTTGAGCGCACAGAGAACAGCGCAGGTCTCCGCATCAAATCCGTATTTGGCCCGGGTGTACCCGACATCGCGGATGACGTTCCGCGCAACCCCGGGAAAATCCACCACGGCACTGGTCGTGATTTCTCCCGCGATGATGGCAAGCCCGGTTGTGACCAGCGTCTCGCAAGCCACACGCCCGTACGGATCTTGCGCCAGCACCGCGTCGAGCACCGAGTCAGAAATTTGGTCGGCAATTTTGTCCGGGTGTCCCTCAGTTACAGACTCCGAGGTAAACAGGTAGTCTCGGGCAAGTTTATTCACTTAACTTCTCCCTTCCTCGATTGCAAACCAGCGACTCTACCAGAGCCACTCCATACTGTCAATTCCTTCTGCCGGAACGGGTTATAAGCATTTTGAAGGACACAACGTGCGTTCCACGGGCCTCCTCAGAATCGCTCGAAAAGCCGGCGACAGGCAGGACAAAACTCGCTCGACTTCGCGTCCACCTCGGACAAACTGTTTGAAAAGCTCATCACGCACTGCCGGTCCGGGCAATGCCCCAAACCAAAGAGATGGCCCGTTTCGTGCATTGCCTCCCCGGCCGCGCGCGTTTCAAACAGTCGCTGGTCGGCTGACTCGCCAAAACGTTCGGGGTTTAATCGCCAAAGAGAGATTACCCCAACAGCGACCGAGGGAGCTGCCTCGCCAAAGACAAAATTCAGCCCATCCGCGTATAGGTCCACATCCACGATGGCAAGAATCCTGGACCCACCGACGGCGGGCCGCTCCGCTTCCAGAACTTCCAATATCCGCGTCGAGTTGTACTGGCCACGTTGCCGATTAAGCGCTCCGTCGGCCAACGGCCTGGCTGCCATTTTTTTCACATTCTTTCCCAGGGCGGATCTCAACACGGCCATGATCCTGTCAACAATCTGTTCGGAAACCTCGCCCAGCGGCAAGAGAACGACGTCAGCAACTGGCCCCGATCTTGTCGGGGCTGGCATGCCCATATCTTCTCCCCCCGAAGCATCTGGAGCATGTGGCGGGTTGCAGGGCACCGCTTTCGAAATGGGCCTTATCGCGCTCCTTGCGGTGTCAGTTCCCCTATTCTTCCCTGCTCTCCCACTTCCCAAAACCTTTCTTCCGCCCCAGCAGATGGGAGCGTATCAAGCGGTCGAGGTCGCCATCCAACACTCGCTCCACATCGCCAATCTCAACCTTGGTGCGGTGGTCTTTGATGAGCCGATAGGGATGAAGGACGTAGGATCGTATCTGACTGCCGAAAGCGATCTCCGGCTTGGCTTCGTTCAACTGTCGTGCCTTTTCCTGCCGCTTCGCCAATTCGTGTTCATAAAGACGGGAGCGCAGAATCTTCATCGCCATGTCTTTGTTCTTGTGCTGGCTGCGCTCGTTCTGGCACTGCGCCGCGATGCCGGTAGCAAGATGGGTGATGCGCACGGCTGAATCAGTGACGTTGACGTGCTGCCCGCCGTGACCCGACGATCGAAATGTATCAATCCGAAGATCCTCGGGGCGGATGACCACTTCAATGGTCTCGTCAATTTCCGGGATCACAAAAACCGAAGCGAAAGAAGTATGCCGCCGCGCCGCCTGGTCAAACGGCGAAATCCGTACCAGCCGATGAACGCCGCTTTCGCCCTGAAGCAAACCGTAGGCGTGTTCTCCCTGCACTTCGAGCGTAACCGACTTCACGCCGGCCTCCTCGCCGGCGAGAATCTCCGTGATGGTCGCGCAAAAGCCGTT
The Candidatus Acidiferrales bacterium DNA segment above includes these coding regions:
- a CDS encoding TldD/PmbA family protein, whose translation is MLNKEQCQELFEKVRRFSAADETEVLIEGGRSALTRFANNTIHQNAAEEGLTISVRCVVDGRMARASTNKTDDDSLRRAAEQALQMARQQPPNPELLPMVGPESHTGVERYDPATALLTPEDRARAAGNAIRTAEQHKQTAAGIFSNSSVFQALVNSRGLFAYHCQTHAEFSITMLDQTSTGWAKASSPAADRIDVRALAEGASEKALRSATPREIQPGEYTVILEPAAVLDLVGFLFYDFSATALQDKRSCFLERLGKKLFADCITLWDDVYHPLQTGAPFDGEGLPRERVLLVDRGTPKNLVYARQTARKCNARPTGHGLPLPSEWGEAPLNLVFEGGSHALEQMILSTDRGILVTRLWYIREVDPYEKVLTGMTRDGTFLVENGKMVGGIRNLRFNQSVLKMLANAEMVGPAVRASGEEAFDMVVPAMKVRNFHFTEVTKF
- a CDS encoding TldD/PmbA family protein; the encoded protein is MMHDWANSALDTALARGASYADVRVVDVHSRDLTTKGGAVGTLHASESMGLGIRVIANGAWGFAATDRLARESIEATAATAVAIARASATLKKHDLVLAPVEKVEAEWHSPCQSDPFAISIDAQLNLLLQADEEMRRVPGVTLAETLMSFRRMDQLFASTIGSRIRQVKTASGVGIVANSFDAHELQRRSYPNSLGGAWALGGYELVEKANVLAHARRVGEEAVALHKAIRCPEGKRDIILDSSQLALQIHESIGHPIELDRVLGMEANFAGTSFLTLDKLDQLAYGSPIVNVVADARLEHGPALGTFAYDDEGVAAQRTDIIKNGLFVGYITSRETAPALGQNYSNGTMRAESWNRIPLIRMTNISLLPGQGRLDDLMADTRDGIYMETNRSWSIDDRRYHFQFGTEIGWEIKNGKRGRMIKNPSYSGITTEFWNACDAISGPEEWVLWSTPNCGKGQPMQTIGTGHGAAPARFRDIQVGVANVK
- the ahcY gene encoding adenosylhomocysteinase, with the translated sequence MSTSPRVPCDIKDPQLADRGKRRMEWANQQMRVLQLIRKRFIKEAPLRNVRIAACLHVTSETANLAVTLRDGGAELVLCASNPLSTQDDVAASLVRDFGIPVYAIKGEDNATYYAHLNAALDHKPHITMDDGADLVTTALTKRSELAQEILGSTEETTTGVIRLRAMEKDRLLRFPVIAVNDAQTKHLFDNRFGTGQSTLDGIIRATNLLISGLNVVVAGYGWCGKGVAMRARGLGANVIVAEVDPLRALEAVMEGYRVMPMAEAAKVGDIFITVTGNKTVIAGEHFQQMKDGAVLCNSGHFNVEIDIPALERLAGTKRLARDYVDEYLLKDGRKIYLLGEGRLINLVSAEGHPASVMDMSFANQALSAEFLVKNAGKLEKKVYRVPEEIDRTIARLKLDSVGVFIDKLTPDQEEYLASWSEGT
- the metK gene encoding methionine adenosyltransferase, translating into MNKLARDYLFTSESVTEGHPDKIADQISDSVLDAVLAQDPYGRVACETLVTTGLAIIAGEITTSAVVDFPGVARNVIRDVGYTRAKYGFDAETCAVLCALKEQSLDIKRGVDPGGAGDQGLMFGFACDETEELMPMAIMLAHKLTRRLAEARKARILEFLRPDGKSQVTVEYRNGKPARVDTVVVAAQHSPDVGNGVLRDGIMAEVIRAVIPARMMDSKTTFHINPTGRFVVGGPQGDAGLTGRKVILDTYGGAGHHGGGCFSGKDPTKVDRSASYMARHIAKNIVAAGLARRAELQLAYAIGVADPVSVMVETYGTGEIPEAQLTELVRTHFPLKPKGIIEALDLRRPIYRQTAVYGHFGRTEPAFTWEREDKAETLRREAGLGQLVAAKRS
- a CDS encoding archaemetzincin family Zn-dependent metalloprotease — encoded protein: MPAPTRSGPVADVVLLPLGEVSEQIVDRIMAVLRSALGKNVKKMAARPLADGALNRQRGQYNSTRILEVLEAERPAVGGSRILAIVDVDLYADGLNFVFGEAAPSVAVGVISLWRLNPERFGESADQRLFETRAAGEAMHETGHLFGLGHCPDRQCVMSFSNSLSEVDAKSSEFCPACRRLFERF
- the prfB gene encoding peptide chain release factor 2 codes for the protein MNFGAFFDVPARQKLLTELESKIAQPDFWQNQKQAQKFLQQRKWAEDQVRASEQLARLDADVNALFELAHEGENVADDLAKEVEALSKLADELETKTLLSGEKDRLNAIVTIHPGAGGTESQDWAEMLLRMYLRWAERNGFCATITEILAGEEAGVKSVTLEVQGEHAYGLLQGESGVHRLVRISPFDQAARRHTSFASVFVIPEIDETIEVVIRPEDLRIDTFRSSGHGGQHVNVTDSAVRITHLATGIAAQCQNERSQHKNKDMAMKILRSRLYEHELAKRQEKARQLNEAKPEIAFGSQIRSYVLHPYRLIKDHRTKVEIGDVERVLDGDLDRLIRSHLLGRKKGFGKWESREE